The window AAGGGCAAGTGCTTCTCTTGTAATTGCAGGATTGGTAGCTAGAGGAGTTACAGAAATCAGGCGATTGTATCACATTGATAGGGGATATGAAAAGATTGAAGAACGTCTTACGGGTTTGGGTGCAAAAATGTGGAGAGAAAAAGAGTGAAATATTTTCAGTTGAACATTTATCTTATTTGTACATAATAGGTACTGAACAACGCGGATCTGAGAGGAAAGAGTATTCCGAGACCTTTTACTGCCAGTTGTTTAGAGTATTTTCAGAACGTATTTTTCAGTAAACAATTAACCAGCTAAAAAATGTTTGAATCTATTACAGGCAGTCTTGATACTATATTCAATAAACTTCGCGGCAAGGGGAGATTAACAGAAGAGAATATAAAAGAAGGATTGCGTGAAGTAAGGGTTGCGCTTCTTGAAGCAGATACAAATTATATAGTCGTCAGGGATTTTATCCAAAAGGTTACTGATCGAGCCGTAGGAGATGATGTTATACGGAGTGTGACTCCGGGACAACAAATAGTAAAAATAGTTCATGATGAGATGATAAACCTGATGGGCTCAGGAGATTCTGCTATACCGTATGTAGACGGTGGCATTACGATCTTAATGCTTGTGGGGTTACAGGGAAGTGGTAAGACTACGACATCCGGAAAACTTGCAAACTACATTATGTCAAAAGGCAGAAGACCACTTCTTGTGGCCGCCGACGTGCAGAGGCCTGCAGCAATTGAACAGCTACAGGTTCTTGGTAAACAGCTCAGTATCCCGGTTTTTTCAGAGAAAGGTATGACTCCCGTTAAGATATGCAGCGGGTCTGTGAAATTTGCAAAGGCAAACAACCATGACGTGATTATCCTTGACACTGCAGGCCGGTTGCATATAGATGAAGAGTTAATGCTGGAATTAAACGATATTAACAACAAGATTAAACCGACTCAGATTTATTTTGTATGTGATGCTATGACAGGTCAGGATGCGGTCAACAGCGCGAAGGAATTTAATTTGCAATTGGGTTTAGATGGTGTGATATTAACAAAGTTGGATGGAGATACAAGAGGTGGTGCGGCATTATCTATCAGAGCTGTTACCGGCAAACCCATAAAGTTTGTCGGTGTAGGAGAAAAGCTTGATAAACTGGAAGAATTTCATCCTGACCGCATGACATCAAGGATTCTGGGAATGGGTGATGTTGTATCATTAGTTGAAAAAGCTCAGAAGGTAATTGATGAGGAGGATGCTGCAAAATTAGGAAAAAAGATAAAGGATGGGTCCTTAACTCTTGATGATTTTCTTAAACAATTACAACAAATCAGGCGGATGGGTCCTTTGAAAGATATCATGGGCATGATTCCCGGATTAGGGAAAAAAATGAAGGGTATGCAGGTTGATGAAAAGCAGATGCAGAATGTTGAAGCTATTATTCATTCTATGACACGGTATGAACGAATGCAGCCTGATATTATTGAAGGTAATAGGAGAAATAGGATTGCGGCTGGTAGCGGAACAAATGTGGTTGATGTAAGCCAACTGCTGAAACAGTTTAAACAGATGAAAAAAATGTTTAAACATTTTGGCGGAGATGGTGGGAATATGATGTCTCCCGATGGAATGTCACCTCATGATGCGATGAAAATGAACAGAAAGCTAAGGAGCAAACGGAAGAAAGTGAAAAGGAAAAAAAGATAAATGTGATACAGAAGAAGCATGTGTGATTCTTGAAAAAGTAATTTATTAATCAAAGATAGGAGATTTTGTATGGCAGTAAAGATAAGATTGAAGAAAATGGGAAGAAAGGGTAGACCATTTTATAGGATTTGTGCTTTTGATGCTCGTGAAGAGCGTGATGGGAGGAGCATCGAGCAGCTTGGGACGTACGATCCGATGGAAAAGGAAGAGGCAAATAAAGTATCGCTGAAAAAGGAAAGAGTTGAATATTGGATCAGTGTGGGTGCAATACCTTCTGAAACAGTGGC is drawn from Candidatus Scalindua sp. and contains these coding sequences:
- the ffh gene encoding signal recognition particle protein, producing MFESITGSLDTIFNKLRGKGRLTEENIKEGLREVRVALLEADTNYIVVRDFIQKVTDRAVGDDVIRSVTPGQQIVKIVHDEMINLMGSGDSAIPYVDGGITILMLVGLQGSGKTTTSGKLANYIMSKGRRPLLVAADVQRPAAIEQLQVLGKQLSIPVFSEKGMTPVKICSGSVKFAKANNHDVIILDTAGRLHIDEELMLELNDINNKIKPTQIYFVCDAMTGQDAVNSAKEFNLQLGLDGVILTKLDGDTRGGAALSIRAVTGKPIKFVGVGEKLDKLEEFHPDRMTSRILGMGDVVSLVEKAQKVIDEEDAAKLGKKIKDGSLTLDDFLKQLQQIRRMGPLKDIMGMIPGLGKKMKGMQVDEKQMQNVEAIIHSMTRYERMQPDIIEGNRRNRIAAGSGTNVVDVSQLLKQFKQMKKMFKHFGGDGGNMMSPDGMSPHDAMKMNRKLRSKRKKVKRKKR
- the rpsP gene encoding 30S ribosomal protein S16 is translated as MAVKIRLKKMGRKGRPFYRICAFDAREERDGRSIEQLGTYDPMEKEEANKVSLKKERVEYWISVGAIPSETVASILKKNGIAFR